One region of Polynucleobacter sp. MWH-Aus1W21 genomic DNA includes:
- a CDS encoding thiolase, translating into MTNSLRRGSVAIVGAAESELGLCAPGTTPYDLMAQATYRALDDCGLQLNDIDGVFTATSQARFSSLGLCEYLGLKPRYQDNTLMGGSSFMSHVAHAMAAINNGLCDVALIAYGSTQKSVSRAAASPREYNAYETPYKPFLPTSAYAMVAARHMYQYGTTREQLAEVAVAARKWALMNPVAWEKKPLTIDEVINARMVSSPLTIRDCCLVTDGGGAIILTSAARARDLKNAPAYVLGVGEDLSHIGISGMPDLTVSGAAISGPKAYAMAGITSQEVDLAMLYDAFTINTILFLEDLGFCPKGEGGNFVANGGIAPGGRMPVNTNGGGLSYCHPGMYGLFLLIETVRQLRGECGERQVPNCEIALAHGNGGVLSSQATVILGSHGN; encoded by the coding sequence ATGACTAATAGTCTTCGTCGTGGCAGTGTTGCTATTGTTGGTGCAGCCGAATCTGAGCTAGGCCTATGTGCTCCTGGAACTACGCCATACGATTTGATGGCCCAGGCTACCTATCGCGCGCTAGACGATTGCGGTTTGCAATTAAATGATATCGATGGCGTTTTTACGGCGACATCTCAAGCCCGATTCTCTAGCCTTGGCCTTTGTGAATACTTAGGGCTAAAGCCTCGTTATCAAGACAATACCTTGATGGGTGGATCCTCATTTATGTCCCATGTAGCACATGCGATGGCCGCCATTAATAATGGTTTATGTGATGTTGCTTTGATTGCTTATGGCAGTACCCAGAAATCAGTTAGCCGTGCTGCTGCAAGCCCCCGAGAATACAACGCATATGAAACACCCTATAAGCCATTTTTACCGACTTCAGCTTATGCAATGGTTGCTGCAAGACATATGTATCAATATGGCACTACACGAGAGCAGTTGGCTGAGGTTGCAGTGGCCGCCAGAAAATGGGCGCTAATGAATCCAGTAGCTTGGGAGAAAAAACCATTAACCATCGATGAGGTAATCAATGCGCGTATGGTGAGTTCACCACTTACTATTCGTGATTGTTGCTTAGTGACTGATGGTGGAGGTGCAATCATTTTAACTAGTGCCGCTCGTGCAAGGGATCTGAAAAATGCGCCCGCCTATGTTTTGGGTGTTGGCGAAGATTTATCGCATATCGGCATTTCGGGGATGCCTGACTTAACGGTAAGTGGCGCAGCGATTTCAGGGCCTAAGGCATATGCAATGGCTGGCATTACCTCTCAAGAAGTTGATTTGGCGATGTTGTACGACGCCTTCACAATTAATACGATTTTATTTTTGGAAGACTTGGGATTCTGTCCTAAAGGCGAGGGTGGCAATTTCGTTGCTAATGGTGGTATTGCTCCGGGTGGGCGCATGCCAGTAAATACCAATGGCGGCGGCCTATCTTATTGCCATCCTGGTATGTATGGCCTCTTCTTGCTAATTGAAACTGTGCGTCAGTTGCGCGGTGAATGTGGTGAGAGGCAGGTGCCAAACTGTGAGATTGCTTTAGCGCATGGCAATGGCGGGGTGCTATCTAGTCAGGCTACGGTCATTCTGGGGAGTCACGGCAACTAA
- a CDS encoding DUF1841 family protein, which translates to MFNPTREEVRRFFCDTWKKKTENQILDPMETLASDWMVEHPEYHPLLADPEGALAQDYTPERGETNPFLHLSMHLSISEQISINQPPGIKEIAEKLSQKLGSMHEAQHLMMECLGRVMWEAQREGKALHPENYLEALKNLV; encoded by the coding sequence ATATTTAATCCAACCCGTGAAGAAGTACGTCGCTTTTTCTGCGATACCTGGAAGAAAAAGACTGAGAATCAGATTCTTGATCCGATGGAGACACTTGCTAGTGACTGGATGGTAGAGCATCCCGAATACCACCCCCTTCTCGCAGACCCAGAAGGTGCTTTAGCGCAGGACTACACTCCAGAGCGCGGAGAAACCAATCCCTTTCTGCATTTGTCGATGCACTTATCAATTAGCGAGCAGATATCCATCAATCAGCCACCTGGGATCAAAGAGATTGCAGAAAAGTTATCCCAAAAATTAGGCTCCATGCATGAAGCCCAACATCTGATGATGGAATGCCTAGGTCGGGTAATGTGGGAAGCGCAACGCGAAGGTAAAGCACTGCATCCTGAAAATTATCTAGAAGCCTTAAAAAACTTAGTCTAA
- the nth gene encoding endonuclease III, producing MNLEKRRAFFEQLKANNPKPETELEYSSPFELLIAVLLSAQATDVSVNKGTRKLYKVANTPQALLDLGEEGVRPYIQHIGLFNSKGKHIQETCRLLLEKHGGEVPQTREELEALPGVGRKTANVILNTAFGQPTIAVDTHIFRVSNRTGLAPGKDVVRVEEQLLKRVPKEYLHDAHHWLILHGRYTCKARNPDCTQCIVEPLCGFKQKTGKGKVRGDI from the coding sequence ATGAATCTAGAAAAGCGTCGTGCTTTTTTTGAGCAACTCAAAGCGAATAATCCCAAACCAGAAACTGAGCTGGAATATAGCTCACCATTTGAGTTATTAATTGCGGTGCTATTGTCTGCGCAAGCGACCGATGTATCGGTTAACAAGGGAACACGCAAGCTCTATAAGGTTGCCAATACACCTCAAGCCCTTCTGGATCTTGGTGAAGAAGGGGTCAGGCCCTACATTCAGCATATTGGTTTGTTTAACTCCAAGGGCAAACATATTCAAGAGACTTGTCGACTGCTCCTTGAAAAACATGGTGGTGAAGTTCCTCAAACTCGTGAAGAATTAGAGGCTTTACCAGGTGTTGGCAGAAAAACTGCGAACGTCATTCTCAATACCGCCTTTGGACAACCCACCATCGCAGTCGACACTCACATATTCAGGGTTTCAAATCGCACAGGTCTTGCGCCAGGTAAAGATGTGGTTAGGGTGGAAGAGCAATTGCTTAAACGTGTGCCAAAGGAGTATTTGCACGATGCCCATCATTGGCTCATCCTACATGGTAGATACACTTGTAAAGCGCGCAACCCAGATTGCACACAATGCATAGTAGAGCCACTATGCGGTTTCAAACAAAAAACTGGCAAAGGAAAAGTTCGTGGCGATATTTAA
- the rsxB gene encoding electron transport complex subunit RsxB produces the protein MSQANNLVDELEDVLPQTQCTKCGYPDCRGYAEAMASGEVLPNRCPPGGVEGIKRLSKVLVPIYPQNAFDLHPTINSECGLERPRPVAFIDPQKCIGCTLCIQACPVDAIVGASKQMHVVLTEWCTGCDLCIPPCPVDCISMINVTEDKTGWDAWSSDLADTARKRYHDREMRLDREQKDNDDRLAKKAAAKLQSVNSESPHSETALKEQERKRAIIAAAIARAQEKK, from the coding sequence ATGAGCCAAGCCAATAACCTCGTTGATGAACTTGAGGATGTTCTTCCGCAAACACAATGCACTAAATGCGGCTACCCTGATTGCCGCGGATATGCAGAAGCTATGGCTAGCGGCGAAGTCTTGCCGAATCGCTGCCCTCCCGGTGGCGTAGAAGGCATTAAACGTCTGAGTAAGGTTTTGGTTCCGATTTATCCACAAAATGCTTTTGATCTGCACCCCACTATCAATTCAGAGTGCGGCCTTGAGCGCCCGCGCCCAGTTGCATTCATCGATCCACAAAAATGTATTGGCTGCACGCTATGTATTCAGGCATGTCCTGTTGATGCAATCGTTGGCGCCTCTAAACAAATGCACGTCGTGCTAACAGAGTGGTGTACAGGCTGTGACCTTTGCATTCCACCATGTCCGGTAGATTGCATCAGCATGATCAATGTCACCGAAGATAAAACTGGTTGGGATGCTTGGTCATCCGATCTTGCTGATACTGCTCGCAAGCGCTATCACGATCGTGAGATGCGCCTAGATCGAGAGCAAAAAGATAATGATGATCGACTTGCCAAAAAAGCTGCAGCTAAATTACAGTCTGTAAACAGTGAGTCACCTCATTCTGAAACAGCGTTAAAAGAACAAGAACGCAAGCGCGCCATCATTGCAGCAGCTATAGCGCGCGCGCAAGAAAAGAAATGA
- a CDS encoding polyhydroxyalkanoate depolymerase, whose translation MLYQLHEFQKALLQPMSSWARAASEAFINASNPVSKVPGSERLAASYELLYRLGKDYKKPEFGIRSVQAHGREVAIHEITTLAKPFCKLVRFKRFSDDVEVIKKLKDDPVVLVVAPLSGHHSTLLRDTVRTLLQDHKVYITDWIDARLVPVEDGDFGLDDYVHYVQEFIRTIGAKDLHVISVCQPTVPTLGAISLMASAGEATPASMIMMGGPIDARKSPTAVNNLADQKSYEWFESHVIYNVPPNYPGAGRRVYPGFLQHTGFIAMNPQNHLQSHWDYFQNLVRGDEQDAESHIRFYDEYNAVLDLDSKFYLDTIKTVFQDYSLPNGTWEVAGELVKPQDIKKTALLTVEGELDDISGSGQTRSAHTLCAGIPKENKDHYEVAGAGHYGIFAGRRWREKVYPKIKTFIREHQNTKKTATRTTKSV comes from the coding sequence ATGCTATATCAGTTACACGAGTTTCAAAAAGCCTTACTTCAACCCATGAGCTCATGGGCGCGAGCTGCATCTGAAGCCTTTATTAATGCTTCTAATCCAGTATCTAAGGTTCCGGGATCAGAACGCTTGGCTGCCAGCTATGAACTGCTATACAGGCTAGGCAAAGACTATAAGAAACCAGAATTTGGCATTCGTTCCGTTCAGGCGCATGGTCGTGAAGTTGCTATTCATGAAATCACCACCCTTGCAAAACCATTTTGCAAGTTGGTTCGTTTCAAGCGCTTCTCTGATGATGTTGAGGTCATTAAGAAACTCAAAGATGATCCCGTAGTGTTGGTAGTTGCCCCTTTATCAGGACACCATTCCACCTTGCTACGCGATACCGTTCGCACTCTTTTACAAGATCACAAGGTTTACATCACCGATTGGATTGATGCTCGCTTAGTGCCTGTTGAAGACGGAGATTTTGGTCTTGATGACTACGTGCATTATGTACAAGAATTTATTCGCACCATTGGCGCAAAAGATTTGCATGTGATTTCTGTTTGCCAGCCAACAGTACCAACCTTAGGCGCAATCTCCTTGATGGCATCAGCTGGAGAGGCCACTCCAGCATCGATGATCATGATGGGCGGCCCAATTGATGCACGCAAGTCACCGACTGCAGTCAACAACTTGGCTGATCAGAAGTCCTACGAATGGTTTGAAAGCCATGTTATCTATAACGTGCCGCCGAATTACCCTGGCGCTGGCCGTCGTGTGTACCCAGGTTTCTTGCAGCACACGGGCTTTATCGCGATGAACCCGCAAAACCATTTGCAGTCTCATTGGGATTACTTCCAAAACCTGGTACGCGGCGACGAGCAGGATGCTGAATCACACATTCGCTTCTACGACGAGTACAACGCTGTATTAGATTTGGACTCCAAGTTCTACTTGGACACCATCAAGACTGTTTTCCAAGATTACTCATTACCGAATGGTACTTGGGAAGTTGCTGGCGAACTCGTGAAGCCACAGGATATTAAAAAGACCGCTCTTCTAACTGTTGAAGGCGAGCTTGATGATATTTCTGGAAGCGGTCAAACACGTTCAGCCCACACTTTATGTGCTGGCATTCCGAAAGAGAATAAAGACCACTATGAAGTTGCTGGCGCAGGTCACTACGGCATCTTTGCCGGACGCCGTTGGCGCGAGAAGGTTTATCCAAAGATTAAGACGTTCATTCGTGAGCATCAGAACACGAAGAAAACCGCTACTCGGACTACTAAGTCTGTATAA
- a CDS encoding amino acid aminotransferase → MTLFASVQLAPKDPIFGLTEAYVADQRADKVNLGVGVYYTDEGKVPLLKAVIKAEEAIVAKHSPRSYIPIEGPNPYNSAVQNLLFGADSALIKDGRVVTAECLGGTGALRVGADFIKRLNLNAPCAISNPTWENHRGIFESAGFDVVEYTYFDGKTRGVDFDGMVKSLESFPKNTTVLLHACCHNPTGADITEAQWRQVIDICKNKGLIPFLDMAYQGFAAGIEQDGVAVRLFAESGMSFFVSSSFSKSFSLYGERVGALSIVTQSKDESTRVLSQLKRVIRTNYSNPPTHGAAIAAAVLNSPELRKLWEDELAEMRDRIKAMRQGLVAKLAAAGVKQDFAFIEKQRGMFSYSGLTAEQVERLQKEDGIYALSTGRICVAALNTKNIDKVAKAIARVLA, encoded by the coding sequence ATGACCCTGTTTGCCTCAGTTCAATTAGCCCCTAAAGATCCTATTTTTGGCCTCACAGAAGCCTACGTTGCAGACCAACGCGCCGACAAAGTGAACTTAGGTGTTGGCGTGTATTACACAGACGAAGGCAAGGTTCCACTTTTAAAAGCAGTGATCAAAGCTGAAGAGGCAATTGTTGCAAAGCACTCACCGCGTAGTTACATCCCTATCGAGGGTCCAAACCCATACAACAGTGCAGTGCAAAATTTATTGTTTGGTGCTGACTCTGCATTAATTAAAGATGGTCGTGTTGTCACTGCCGAATGCCTTGGTGGTACAGGCGCTTTGCGCGTTGGCGCAGACTTTATTAAACGCCTCAACTTAAATGCACCTTGCGCAATTAGCAATCCTACCTGGGAAAACCATCGCGGCATTTTTGAATCCGCTGGCTTTGATGTTGTTGAGTACACCTACTTCGATGGCAAAACACGTGGTGTTGATTTTGATGGCATGGTGAAATCTTTAGAGTCATTCCCAAAGAACACTACCGTGTTGTTGCATGCTTGCTGCCACAACCCAACTGGTGCAGATATTACTGAAGCGCAATGGCGCCAAGTAATCGATATCTGCAAAAACAAGGGCTTGATTCCTTTCTTGGACATGGCTTACCAAGGCTTTGCGGCTGGAATTGAGCAAGACGGTGTTGCGGTTCGCCTCTTTGCTGAATCAGGTATGTCTTTCTTTGTATCTAGCTCTTTTTCCAAGTCATTCTCACTTTATGGTGAGCGTGTAGGTGCATTGTCTATCGTGACACAAAGTAAAGATGAATCTACTCGCGTGCTTTCACAATTGAAGCGCGTCATTCGCACCAACTATTCAAACCCACCAACTCATGGTGCCGCTATTGCTGCTGCCGTATTGAATTCACCAGAATTGCGCAAGCTCTGGGAAGATGAGTTGGCAGAAATGCGTGATCGTATTAAAGCGATGCGTCAAGGTCTCGTTGCAAAACTCGCTGCCGCTGGTGTGAAGCAAGATTTTGCTTTTATCGAGAAGCAACGCGGAATGTTTTCTTACTCAGGCTTAACGGCTGAGCAAGTTGAGCGTTTACAGAAAGAAGATGGTATTTATGCCCTCTCTACTGGACGCATTTGTGTGGCAGCCCTCAATACCAAGAATATTGATAAAGTGGCTAAAGCAATCGCCCGCGTATTGGCTTAA
- the uvrB gene encoding excinuclease ABC subunit UvrB, which translates to MIAEMPPKLPKIAPNSEVKTVNKNPAADPLGEVGHDLDPAKFVTFPDSPYQLYQPFAPAGDQPQAIDALVEGIEDGLTFQTLLGVTGSGKTFTMANVIARTGRPAIIFAPNKTLAAQLYSEFREFFPKNAVEYFVSYYDYYQPEAYVPQRDLFIEKDSSINEHIEQMRLSATKSLLERRDVIIVATVSAIYGIGNPGDYHSMVMTLRPGDKMSQRDILMRLIAMQYDRNELDFKRGVFRVRGDTIDIFPAEHNELAVRVELFDDVIESLQFFDPLTGKIRQKIPRFTVYPSSHYVTPRDTVLKAIETIKTELRTRLDEFVKDGKLVEAQRLEQRTRFDLEMLNELGFCKGIENYSRHLSGAAPGEAPPTLVDYLPNDALMFLDESHVLIGQLNAMYNGDKSRKHTLVEFGFRLPSAMDNRPLKFTEFETKMRQTIFVSATPADYENTHQGQVVEQVARPTGLVDPEIEVLPASTQVDDLLDQIHARVKVGERVLVTVLTKRMAEQLTDYLSDNGVKVRYVHSDIDTVERVEILRDLRLGVFDVLVGINLLREGLDIPEVSLVAILDADKEGFLRSERSLIQTIGRAARNVRGKAILYADRITDSMKRAMGETERRRTKQIAFNKLHGIEPKGVQKRIKDIIDGVYDVKEKRQEMQVEQERARYEDMGEKDLAAEIKRLEKQMNAEAKNLEFEKAASTRDRLTKVKEMAFGARSRDSV; encoded by the coding sequence ATGATAGCCGAGATGCCCCCTAAGTTACCCAAAATTGCTCCAAATTCCGAAGTAAAAACGGTAAATAAAAACCCAGCGGCCGATCCTCTGGGTGAGGTTGGGCATGACCTTGATCCGGCTAAGTTTGTGACCTTTCCAGACTCCCCTTATCAGCTGTATCAGCCGTTTGCTCCTGCTGGCGACCAGCCTCAGGCTATTGATGCCCTGGTGGAGGGTATAGAGGATGGATTGACCTTTCAGACGCTTTTAGGGGTTACTGGGTCTGGAAAGACCTTCACTATGGCTAATGTCATAGCAAGAACAGGTCGTCCAGCCATCATTTTTGCCCCCAATAAGACCTTAGCCGCCCAGCTCTATAGTGAATTTAGGGAGTTTTTCCCCAAGAATGCGGTTGAGTACTTTGTCAGCTATTACGACTACTACCAGCCAGAAGCCTACGTGCCTCAGCGCGACTTGTTTATTGAAAAAGACTCTTCAATCAATGAGCATATTGAGCAGATGCGTTTGTCTGCAACTAAGAGTCTTTTAGAGCGTCGTGATGTCATCATTGTTGCGACAGTCTCTGCAATCTACGGTATCGGTAATCCTGGTGACTATCACAGTATGGTGATGACATTGCGCCCTGGTGACAAGATGAGTCAACGCGATATTTTGATGCGGCTCATTGCTATGCAGTATGACCGTAATGAATTGGATTTCAAGCGCGGCGTATTCAGAGTACGCGGCGACACGATTGATATTTTCCCTGCTGAACATAATGAGTTGGCAGTGCGCGTTGAGTTGTTTGATGATGTTATCGAAAGTTTGCAATTCTTCGATCCTCTCACTGGAAAAATTCGTCAGAAGATTCCACGTTTTACGGTTTACCCAAGTTCGCACTACGTTACTCCGCGCGACACTGTTCTGAAAGCTATTGAAACAATCAAAACAGAATTGCGCACTCGCTTAGATGAGTTTGTTAAAGATGGTAAGTTGGTTGAAGCGCAACGTCTTGAGCAACGTACTCGATTTGATTTGGAAATGCTTAATGAATTGGGTTTTTGCAAAGGGATCGAGAACTACTCGCGCCACCTCTCTGGCGCCGCGCCTGGCGAAGCTCCGCCTACGCTGGTGGACTACCTACCTAATGATGCTTTGATGTTCCTTGATGAAAGCCACGTCTTAATTGGGCAGCTTAATGCAATGTATAACGGCGATAAATCTCGTAAACATACCTTGGTGGAATTTGGTTTCCGTTTGCCTTCAGCGATGGATAACCGCCCGCTGAAATTTACCGAGTTTGAAACGAAGATGCGTCAAACGATTTTTGTATCTGCAACACCAGCAGATTATGAAAATACCCACCAAGGTCAGGTCGTTGAACAAGTAGCTAGACCAACCGGGTTAGTCGATCCTGAAATTGAAGTTTTGCCAGCAAGCACGCAGGTAGATGATTTGCTGGATCAAATTCATGCGCGTGTCAAAGTAGGCGAGCGCGTATTGGTGACTGTATTAACAAAGCGTATGGCCGAGCAATTAACCGACTATCTTTCGGATAACGGCGTGAAGGTGCGATACGTTCACTCAGATATCGACACAGTGGAGCGTGTCGAAATTTTGCGCGACTTGCGTTTAGGTGTCTTCGATGTGTTGGTTGGTATTAATTTATTACGCGAAGGTTTGGATATTCCCGAGGTTTCATTGGTTGCGATTTTGGATGCCGATAAAGAGGGCTTCTTGCGTTCCGAGCGCAGCTTGATTCAGACGATTGGCCGTGCGGCTCGTAACGTTCGTGGCAAAGCGATTTTGTATGCCGATCGGATTACCGACTCCATGAAGCGCGCCATGGGGGAGACCGAAAGACGCCGTACCAAACAGATTGCTTTTAATAAGCTTCATGGCATTGAGCCCAAAGGGGTTCAAAAGCGCATTAAGGACATTATTGATGGCGTCTATGACGTCAAAGAGAAGCGTCAGGAGATGCAGGTTGAGCAGGAGCGGGCTCGCTATGAAGATATGGGCGAGAAGGACCTGGCAGCCGAAATTAAGCGTCTAGAGAAGCAAATGAACGCCGAGGCCAAGAATTTGGAGTTTGAGAAGGCTGCTAGCACTCGAGATAGGCTCACCAAGGTCAAAGAAATGGCCTTTGGGGCTCGCTCTAGGGACTCAGTCTGA
- a CDS encoding Fe-S cluster assembly transcription factor has product MRLTTKGRFAVTAMIDLALRETHGPVTLAGISQRQKISLSYLEQLFGKLRRFNIVESTRGPGGGYTLARPSSEVSVADIIVAVDEPLDATQCGGKGNCHSDEENHGRCMTHDLWSNLNSKMVEYLSSVSLKDLVQQQEGRGVVIQDMRQKKIKVESSKADKPAPALAAKKDVAPKLPLVNSVFNLARQS; this is encoded by the coding sequence ATGAGACTTACAACTAAAGGTCGTTTTGCAGTAACCGCAATGATTGATTTAGCCCTGCGTGAAACGCATGGTCCTGTAACTTTGGCCGGAATTAGCCAAAGACAAAAAATATCCCTTTCTTACCTCGAGCAATTGTTCGGCAAATTACGCCGTTTCAATATCGTGGAGAGTACTCGCGGTCCTGGCGGTGGTTACACCCTGGCGCGACCATCTTCCGAGGTGAGCGTTGCTGACATTATTGTTGCTGTTGATGAGCCTCTTGATGCCACTCAATGTGGTGGCAAAGGTAATTGTCATAGCGATGAAGAAAATCATGGTCGTTGTATGACACATGATCTTTGGAGCAATCTCAACTCCAAGATGGTTGAGTATCTTAGTTCGGTGAGCTTAAAAGATTTGGTTCAGCAACAAGAAGGCCGCGGCGTTGTGATTCAAGATATGCGCCAAAAGAAAATTAAGGTTGAAAGTTCTAAAGCAGATAAGCCTGCTCCAGCGCTTGCAGCTAAAAAAGATGTTGCCCCTAAATTACCACTAGTGAACTCCGTATTTAACTTGGCGCGACAAAGTTAA
- a CDS encoding IscS subfamily cysteine desulfurase, whose translation MNAPKDLPQQPVPMFSPKHFPVYMDYSATTPIDPLVVDKMLPYLREQFGNAASRSHAYGWAAEEAVEWARSEVALLVHADPREIVFTSGATESINLALKGAAHFYKDRGNHIITVKTEHKATLDTCRELEREGFEVTYLDVMPNGLIDFAQLEAAMKPGTILASVMYVNNEIGVVQDIPAIGELCRSRGVIFHVDAAQATGKVEIDLEKTKVDLMSFSAHKTYGPKGIGALFVRRKPRIRIEAQIHGGGHERGMRSGTLAVHQIVGMGEAFRIARIDMAQENKRIRALRDRLLNGLKDIEEVYVNGDMDNRVPHNLNISFNYVEGESMLMALKDLAISSGSACTSASLEPSYVLRALGRNDELAHSSIRFTLGRFTTEEEVDFTIKLVKEKIAKLRELSPLWEMYKDGIDLSTIQWAAH comes from the coding sequence ATGAACGCACCAAAAGACCTTCCACAACAACCGGTTCCGATGTTTAGTCCTAAGCACTTTCCGGTATATATGGATTATTCAGCTACTACGCCGATTGATCCACTTGTGGTCGACAAAATGTTGCCTTATCTGCGCGAGCAGTTTGGCAATGCTGCTTCACGGAGTCATGCATATGGCTGGGCTGCAGAAGAAGCGGTTGAATGGGCGCGTTCAGAGGTTGCACTCTTAGTTCATGCTGATCCAAGAGAAATTGTATTTACCAGTGGTGCCACTGAAAGTATTAATTTGGCATTAAAAGGTGCTGCACATTTTTACAAAGATCGTGGCAATCACATCATTACTGTAAAGACTGAGCACAAGGCTACTTTAGATACTTGTCGCGAATTAGAGCGCGAAGGTTTTGAAGTGACTTACTTGGATGTAATGCCGAACGGTTTGATTGATTTTGCCCAACTAGAAGCTGCAATGAAGCCAGGCACGATTTTGGCTTCAGTGATGTATGTGAATAATGAAATCGGTGTTGTTCAAGACATTCCTGCGATTGGTGAGTTGTGTCGTTCACGTGGCGTCATTTTCCATGTGGACGCGGCGCAAGCAACAGGCAAAGTAGAAATTGATTTAGAGAAGACCAAGGTTGATTTAATGAGCTTCTCTGCTCATAAGACTTATGGCCCTAAAGGTATTGGCGCTTTGTTTGTTCGCCGCAAACCCCGCATTCGTATTGAAGCCCAGATTCATGGTGGTGGTCATGAGCGCGGTATGCGTTCTGGCACCCTAGCTGTTCACCAGATCGTAGGCATGGGTGAGGCTTTCCGTATTGCCCGCATTGATATGGCCCAAGAAAACAAGCGTATCCGTGCCTTGCGCGATCGTTTATTGAATGGTTTGAAAGATATCGAAGAGGTCTATGTCAATGGTGACATGGACAATCGAGTGCCCCATAACCTGAACATTAGCTTTAATTATGTTGAGGGTGAGTCCATGTTGATGGCTCTGAAGGATTTGGCTATTTCATCTGGTTCAGCATGTACTTCAGCTTCTTTAGAGCCTTCTTATGTATTGCGCGCTCTTGGTCGCAATGATGAATTAGCTCATAGCTCTATTCGCTTTACCTTGGGTCGCTTTACAACCGAAGAAGAGGTGGATTTCACTATTAAGTTGGTGAAAGAAAAGATTGCCAAGTTGCGTGAGCTATCACCGCTCTGGGAAATGTACAAAGATGGAATCGATCTGAGCACGATTCAATGGGCTGCACACTAA
- the iscU gene encoding Fe-S cluster assembly scaffold IscU → MAYSEKVIDHYENPRNVGSFEKGDDSVGTGMVGAPACGDVMKLQIRVNDQGVIEDAKFKTYGCGSAIASSSLVTEWVKGKTLDQALEIKNSLIAEELALPPVKIHCSILAEDAIKAAVADYKEKHPAK, encoded by the coding sequence ATGGCATACAGCGAAAAGGTCATTGACCACTACGAAAATCCCCGTAACGTTGGCTCATTCGAAAAGGGCGATGACAGTGTAGGCACCGGCATGGTTGGCGCGCCAGCTTGCGGCGACGTAATGAAGTTGCAGATCCGGGTTAATGATCAGGGCGTGATTGAAGATGCGAAGTTCAAGACGTATGGCTGTGGCTCTGCGATTGCCTCATCCTCATTGGTGACCGAGTGGGTGAAGGGTAAGACTTTGGATCAAGCGCTTGAGATTAAGAATTCACTCATCGCCGAAGAATTGGCATTGCCGCCAGTAAAAATTCACTGCTCTATCTTGGCTGAAGATGCTATCAAGGCCGCAGTAGCAGATTACAAAGAAAAGCATCCAGCGAAATAA
- the iscA gene encoding iron-sulfur cluster assembly protein IscA: protein MAITLTDKAAAHVNRNLEKRGKGCGLRLGVRTTGCSGLAYQLEYVDEPAAEDQVFESNGIKVFVDPKSLAYLDGTELDFVREGLNEGFKFQNPNVKDECGCGESFRV from the coding sequence ATGGCAATCACCTTAACCGACAAAGCAGCTGCACACGTTAACCGCAATTTAGAAAAGCGCGGTAAAGGTTGTGGCTTGCGCCTAGGTGTTCGTACAACAGGCTGCTCTGGCTTGGCATATCAACTCGAGTATGTTGATGAGCCCGCTGCTGAGGATCAAGTATTTGAGTCCAACGGTATTAAGGTATTTGTAGATCCAAAAAGTCTGGCTTACTTAGATGGTACAGAGTTAGATTTTGTACGTGAGGGTTTGAACGAAGGCTTTAAGTTTCAAAATCCAAACGTAAAAGACGAGTGCGGTTGTGGCGAATCCTTCCGCGTCTGA